CTAGATTCAGCATATTCTGGCGCTCAAGCTCATCAGTTTTATTTGTCATTCCCATCGCAATATGAGCTAGCTCCCTATTCGTCTCTCTGCAATATTTATTTTTCGACTACTTGTGTATTGCCTAGATTACAATTTGCTAGGAGTTTATCCAGTGCGGCCCGTGGAATTAAAATTTTCCGTCCAAAGCGGATGCTAGGGATGGCCCCCAAGCGAAGCTGTTCATAAACAGTAGCTCTGCCGATGCGCAACAACCTCGCTGTCTCGGTTGGAGTCAGCACCAATGGGTCACTCACATTGCCTTGATTGTTCATCTTTCCTACCTGGGCCGTTTGGTTTCAATCTCTTTCCTCGGACATTGGTATTATCTTGAGGATATGGTTTGCCGCAGTTGGCAACCAATCGCCCGCTTTGATCTTGTGAACTTGGATAAACTCCGGAGGAATCGAAATGTAGTGGCTATTGCCTATCCGTATGACCTGGCGAGGTTCAGCAATTATTCCCCCTCTGTCCACTTGCCTGTGTCTCTTGCTCTTTTGCATAGTTTAAAATCTCTTTTGGTTGAACTTTGACATGAGTAATTAAATTTAGTATTATTGTAAATAAATGTCAGGTAGCTGTCAAGTCATATTAAGAAACAATGACAAATATTATGGGTTGTTACTTGACAAATCATGGCGGATGGTATATAGTGTGTATATCGAGTAAGAAGCAAGGGGATGTCAAAATGAAAAAAAAGGAACTTTCTTCTATAGAGCTAAAAAAGGTGGTAGAACTAAGACACTTTGGTACGAAATGGACGGAAATCGAAAAGGAAACCGGAGTTGAGAGACGTGCTGCAAAACGTGCCTACGATGAGTGGGAGAAAGACCAGAAGATGAGGGAGCAAGAAACCGTTCGCTTTCGTGTTGCAGCAGAAGCCTTCCATGAACATCTGAGCGACCTCACCAGACTGGCAGAGTCCTTAATTAGTGTTGTCCACGTGCCAGAAAAGCTGCGAGGGCTGGATAATGCCGAGGCAGCTCTCGGCCGGTTATTGATGGGAACTGTGCAAGGAGGACTCGAAACGTCCCCAACATCAAGTCAAGAAAGCGCCCGTCTAGTCTGGAGAAATACGAAGCTTCTTAATTCTCTCCAGGACCACACACGAGAAAAAGTAAGGTGGGAAGCTTTGGAAGAATGGAAAAAGGCGCGCACCAATGCGGCAGAGTATTCCCAAGAACTGCTGTTGCAAGCTAAAGAGGGTATCGAGGATATTCTAAACAAACAACCAGGCTTAACGGAAAAGATTAAAACTGCAATAGGGGTCAATATCGGCGCGGCCGATATCTCGCGTGGATTGGGAGAGACTATATGGCGAGGCATCGTAACTGGTAAGTTAGAGGAGGTGCACTCTTGGAAGGGAGGAGGTGACGTAACTAAGGATAACGTGTGGCTAGAGTTCTATGAGGGAGATTCTGATACAAGACTTTACCTGAATGATAATGAGCTTGCTAAAGAGATCAAAAGTATGTGTCAGCTGGTGGTTAGCAATTTGCAGGAGGGGACCAAATCTGATGTGGTGGAGAAGCTGACTAAAGAGGTTCGCTTGATGCAGGATACAACTAGGGAGCTTGAAGAAGGTTTGGACGAGCTGGTACTGCGCCCGTTGCTACTTCGCACGAGGTGTGATTTGTGTCCCGCGTAGTGGTATAGGAAGACCATATTCCAATAGCTGGAGAAGGGGGAACAAGATGAAAGGATCGATTAGACAACGAAGCAGTGCTTCGTGGGAAATTTGCGTTGATACGGGCAGAGACCCGGTATCGGGCAAACGCCTAAGACATTTTGCAACTGTAAGAGGCCGCAAAAGAGATGCGGAGAAGGAGTTACGCAGATTATTGCTTAGTGTTGAACAGGGCACCTACATCAAACAGTCTAAGCAGTTAACAGTGGCTATGTGGCTGCAGCATTGGTTTGGTAGCTACGCAGTAAGCAACCTGGCGTCCAAGACTGCTGAAAGTTATAAACGTGAAATCGATAAATACATAATTCCGCACTTGGGAGGAGTGAGACTCGCGGAACTGCGCCCGCATCATGTTCAAGACTACATCGGTTGGGCATTATCAAAAGGGCGCAGACTTAGGAATGGTGGTCTAAGCCACAGGACTGTGCAGTATCATTATCGCATTTTAAGTAAAGCTTTAGGTGACGCTGTAAAAATGGGGTTGATTGTAGTCAATCCATGCAAGGGAGTTGCTTCGCCGAAGCCACCACATAATGATATTCCCGCAATTGGCCCGAATGAGTTATCAAAACTACTAGATGCCATACGCCATAGTACTTACTACATCTACTACCACACACTTCTCCTCACCGGTATGCGTAGAAACGAGCTGATAGCGTCGAAGTGGAGAGATTTGGACCTTGAGTTGGCTTGTTTCTATATATCACATAGCCTATATAGACTTGATGACGGTACCGTAATCCTCAAAGAGCCCAAGACTGCCCGCAGCCGGCGTGCTATAGACCTGCCGTTATCCTTGGTAACACTACTGCGTCAATATAGGTCAGACCAAGAAAGCCAGAGGCTAATGCTGGGGAAAGATTTAACCGAAGATGATTTCGTGTTCTGTCATATAGATGGCAGTCCACTTAACCCGAATACGGTTACCCACACCTTTGCTAAAGTTGCAGTCAGGGCTGGTCTACCTCACCTCCGGCTCCATGACCTACGCCATATCCATGCTACTATGTTGCTGAAGGCGGGGGTGCATCCCAGGGTAGTGCAAGAGCGTCTGGGACATAGCAGTATTGCTACGACCCTGGACATTTACTCCCATACCATACCCGGCTTGCAGAAAGCGGCTGCGGAGCGGCTTGATGCGTTATTACCAGTAGGTGAACCTGAAGAAAATGTCGGCAAAATGTCGGCAAGGAAAGATGAGGTTGAATGTAGGCCGTACAGGATTCGAACCTGTGACACCCTGATTAAAAGTCAGGTGCTCTGCCAACTGAGCTAACGGCCCATCGGGCGCCATTATTATACGGTCGTTAATGTAAAATATTCAAACAAATGAATTGCTGCTACTTTTGCAACCCTGTAGTTCTACCAGTTAGAGTGGGTCCACAGATGACCTATTCGGAGGACAGAAGAGTGTGGATGTACTGGGCTAGAGCCGGATGAATGTCACAAATATAACCATCCTTGGCCTCTTCCACGGAGAAAGTCAATCTTACCGGCCGCCTTGGCGAGTTATCGAATTTGTTAAGCCCGGTTTCATTCCAGGGAATTTCTTTTCCAAGTACCTCCAACATGCCACGTATGTCTCGCGGCTGTTGCAGCATGACCTCAAAGCGGAGACGTTTTGCCAATATTTCCAGTTGTTCGCTTTTAAGTTTTATTCTCATGGTCCCACTTCTTACCCCTCGGATGCCTTGAATTTATATGTGTTTCCCTGGTGTTAGCACCGGATATACAGTAACCCCGCAGGTTTACAAGTCTAACACATCTTTTGCTTATAATCAATATCACGAATTGCCAGTAGAAAGCAGCTTAAACCCGTCTGTAACTCTTTAGGATAGTATGAATGTTCTACGAACGATTGTTATAATAATGACCAGGAAAGTCCTGAAATTGCACCATTGTCGATAGGGGGTCTACTTTTGTCTTCATTATTCGTATAATAGAGGTGGAGGGAACATTCGGGTAAAGGAAGGGGCGAATGCCATGCCTAGCGTAAGAGGCTTTTTCACCAACATGTCAATGCCCATGCCGTGACACAGAAAGCTGTATCTCTTATTCCGCAACAATGCTATCAAGGTGTGGAGGAGACAAAGCTGCTGTGGGCATCATGGCGAGCCGGGGTGTTGACAGGTCGCGAAATGCCCTCCTGGTTTGGGAGGGATTAACAGCAGATTGATAATCATCTGCGGCTAATCATGTTCTGTCGTATTTTTTCTCGAAACATGACTAGAGGGTATGTATTGACTTTTGAAAGGTGTAGCCTATAATATTGGGTTATAGAAGACTTCAGGAAAGGGGGGCAAAATGGCTGACAGCGTATACAAGGTTATCACACTAGTAGGAACCAGCACCAAATCCTGGGAGGAAGCGGCGGCATCTGCTGTACAGACAGCGGCAAAAACTCTGCGGGACCTCCGTATCGCAGAGGTAGAAGAGCTGGATATGCAGATCGAAAACGGCAAGGTTACCAACTACCGAGCCAAGGTAAGGGTCTCCTTTAAGTACATGGGTAAGGAAAAGTAGTCACCGCCCTGTGCGGACAACCCGGTTATAACACCCTCGTGCAAGGCGCCTAGGCATTTCGAGCGGTGTAACACGCTCCGGGTGTAATTTTGAATTTATGCTTGGAGCGGGTGAGCAGATTCGAACTGCCGACGTCTTGCTTGGGAAGCAAGCATTCTGACCACTGAATTACACCCGCGCTGGTGGTTATATTACCGCTGTAAAAACCTGGTGTCAATCAGCCAGAGACGTGCCTCGGGGAATAATTATTTTGTTAGCCAGTTGGGTGTTTTAATCTCTGAGGCAGAATCGTGGTTGGGGATGTAGGGCTTGATGTCCAGCACCGGCGTTTTATCTATGGCGTCAAGGCCGGTGACTTTGAGAACATTATCCCGACGTTCCAGCAGTTTGACGGTAGTTATGCCTATTGGATTGGGGCGTGCCGGGCTGTGGCTGGCAAAGACACCGACGAGGGGCAGGTTCTGGTTGCCTTTGGGATGTACTTTCATAACCGAGCGCTGTGATGGCGGTAGCTTGTGCATCCAGTAGATGACGATGATGTGCGAGAATTCGTCTATTCGGCTCAGGGCCTCTTTCAAATCCTCTTTGATTATTATCTCGGAGGCAACCTCTTCCCAATCCTCTCTCTTAGGCTCTGTGATGTTGTTTTTGACGAAGCCGATTGGTGTTAAATTTATTTCCATGGCTGCATGTGGTTGGGCTGGCTGAAGCCGTCTACATTATGAGTGCATGCCTTTGTTTTAGGGATAGCGAGGCTAAGTTAGCGGGGTCAGTGTTAACAGTTTCTTGGCGATGTCCGGATACTTGGCAATAAAAAGTAACTCATCCTCGACAAGCGGCTTCTGAGCACAGACATTGGCAAATCTTACCAGTTCCAAAATTTTTTCCGCCTCAGCGGCATCAGCAAACGCTATCTCTATTCGCTCTTCCACCTCCTCTTCTACCTCTCCTCCCATTTTCTCCTGAATCCTCTTCATTAAATGTCTGAAGCCAGATATGCCGCCATATTCGCCGGAGCATATTTCTCTACCCGTCTCCACGGTGACAGGTTCACCTCTGCCCAGTTCGGCATAATCGTACAGCTCATAATTCTGCGGGTCTTTCAAAACGCCATCAGCATGAATGCCGGATGCATGGGCGAAGGCATTAGCACCAACGCCGGGCTGGTTTATTGGTATAGGAACGTCAAAAGCATAGCTGGCGAAGTTGGCTATTTTCCATGATTTTGATAGGTCAATCGGTCTTCCCAGTTTATATTTACCAGCGAAACCTTTTGATTTGGTTAGTGCCAGAGCTGTAGCGACAAGGTCGGCATTGCCAGCTCGTTCTCCGATACCGTTGACAGTTGTATTAATATAGGCGTCTTGCCCACCATCTATAGCACCTTTAGCTCCAGAGATGGAAGTGGCTACTGCCATACCCAGGTCGCCGTGACAGTGAATCTCTATGGGCATAACTGCATTTTCGGCTAAGGCTTTCGCGGTCTGATATATGGTGAAGGGATCATCATAACCAAGGGTATCACAGTACCTAAACCTGTCAGCACCGTGCAACTTGGCTTGTGAGGCAAATTTTATTAAGTAATCCAAGTCTGTTCTTGAGGCATCCTCGGCGTTTACACCTATGGATTCAACTCCGTGTGAGCGGGCAGCATCAAGGGCATCGGTCATCATCTTCGTAATGTCGTCTCTTGACTTTCTGCCTTGAAATTTGCCCTGAATCATCTGCTCAGAAGTCGAAATGGAAATATTGAGGTGTTTTATCTCCGGTACCAGCTTGAAAGTTGTTTGAACATCTTCTACTGTTGCTCTAATCCAACCGCCCAGGCGGATAGGTTTTAGAACGCCCATCTGGACTAACTCAAGATTTGCCTTGAGGTAATTTGTTTCATGTTTTGTTGTAGGAAAGCCAAACTCTGACTGGAAAACACCTAACTCGTTCAGATAGATGTTTATCATTGTTTTTTCCAGCTTGGATAAGCCCAGCTTAGCTGTCTGAACGCCGTCTCGATTTGAAACATCAATTATATAAATCTTGCCCATTTGAGTCCTCTAGGGAGATGCCAGGAAAGAGTTGATAATCTATTGTACCATGATAATGTGACCACTTTAGTAAATTATTATAACTTAATACTGGGGGCTTGACAAAGCGCAGGTAATGTGCTATCTTATTAAAGTCCCAAGTAATTGAGCTAAGACCGGGGAGGCAGGGCGCTGACGCAAGGTAGGCGAAGGCCGAAAAGTGTCAGAGGATGTGGAACCGGGATGGGCAAGGTTACTTGGGGCATTTTATTTATTTCCCGCCCCTTCAATTAGTTCAGGAGTAAGTGCACCAATGAAGGGTAGGTTTCTATATTCCCCATGGTAATCCAATCCATAACCTACTACGAACTCATCGGGGACCTCGAAGCCTATGTAGTCGAGCTGGACGTCAATAAGGCGGCGAATTCGCTTATCCAGCAAAGTGCAAACATGCAGGCTGGCTGGGTTATGCGACGCCAGGTGGTTAAGGATGTAGTTTAATGTCATTCCTGTGTCTACAATGTCTTCAATCATCAGCACATCAAACCCGGCTATGCTGATATCGAGGTCTTTGGTTATCTTTACTGCTGACTCGTTGCCAGTGCCATAATATGAGATCGCCATAAAGTCCACGTTAAGCGGTAGGGTAATGTGTTGCATTAGGTCAGCCATGAAACAGATGACGCCTTTAAGTATGCCAACCAGGACCAATTTCCTCCCGATATATTCGCGTGAAATGCGTTTTGCCAAGGCTTTAACTCGCCGTTGAATTTGCGTGTGGCTGAATAAGACATGGTCTACCCCCTCTACCTTTGTTCCTCCCAGACGTCCATAGCCATATTTTGCTAGTAGTTTGAGGTAATCGCTCTTGTTCAGAAGCTTGATGTTGATATCAGGATAAAGCTCTCTGAGGCGGCGCAATTTGCGATTTTTCTCTGTAATCAAGCTCTGTCTTAAGGTAGTAAG
The sequence above is a segment of the Chloroflexota bacterium genome. Coding sequences within it:
- the tsaA gene encoding tRNA (N6-threonylcarbamoyladenosine(37)-N6)-methyltransferase TrmO translates to MEINLTPIGFVKNNITEPKREDWEEVASEIIIKEDLKEALSRIDEFSHIIVIYWMHKLPPSQRSVMKVHPKGNQNLPLVGVFASHSPARPNPIGITTVKLLERRDNVLKVTGLDAIDKTPVLDIKPYIPNHDSASEIKTPNWLTK
- a CDS encoding helix-turn-helix domain-containing protein, which codes for MNNQGNVSDPLVLTPTETARLLRIGRATVYEQLRLGAIPSIRFGRKILIPRAALDKLLANCNLGNTQVVEK
- a CDS encoding homocitrate synthase codes for the protein MGKIYIIDVSNRDGVQTAKLGLSKLEKTMINIYLNELGVFQSEFGFPTTKHETNYLKANLELVQMGVLKPIRLGGWIRATVEDVQTTFKLVPEIKHLNISISTSEQMIQGKFQGRKSRDDITKMMTDALDAARSHGVESIGVNAEDASRTDLDYLIKFASQAKLHGADRFRYCDTLGYDDPFTIYQTAKALAENAVMPIEIHCHGDLGMAVATSISGAKGAIDGGQDAYINTTVNGIGERAGNADLVATALALTKSKGFAGKYKLGRPIDLSKSWKIANFASYAFDVPIPINQPGVGANAFAHASGIHADGVLKDPQNYELYDYAELGRGEPVTVETGREICSGEYGGISGFRHLMKRIQEKMGGEVEEEVEERIEIAFADAAEAEKILELVRFANVCAQKPLVEDELLFIAKYPDIAKKLLTLTPLT
- a CDS encoding dodecin domain-containing protein, whose translation is MADSVYKVITLVGTSTKSWEEAAASAVQTAAKTLRDLRIAEVEELDMQIENGKVTNYRAKVRVSFKYMGKEK